The DNA region TCAGCCGGTCGAGGACCACGAGCAGCGCCTCCGTGTCGGCCGGGTGCAGTCCGGCGGACGGCTCGTCGAGCACGTACACCACCCCGAAGAGACCGGCGCGCAGCTGGGTGGCGAGCCGCAGCCGCTGCAGCTCCCCGTTGGACAGCGTCGGCGTCGCCCGGTCCAGGCTCAGATAGCCGAGGCCCAGCTCGGTCACCGTCGCGATCCGCGCCACCAGGTCCTCGGTGAGCACCCGCGCCGTCTCCGAGCCCTCGTGCGCCGCCAGCGTCCGGGCGAGCGCCGTCAGCGGCAGCCCCGCGAGCTCCGCGATCGTGCGTCCCGCGAAGGTCACCGCCAGCGCCTCGGGCCGCAGCCGGCTGCCTCCGCACACCGGGCACGGCGCGCTGGTCAGGAACCGTTCGGCCTTCGCCCGCAGCGTGGCGCTCTTCGAGTCGGAGAAGGTGTGCAGCACATAGCGCCGGGCGCTCATGTACGTGCCCTGGTACGGGCGTTGGATCCGGTTCGCCTCCCGCACCGGGTGGACGGTCACCACCGGCTGCTCGTCCGTGAACAGGATCCACTCCCGGTCCTTCGGATCGAGCTCCCGCCACGGCCGGTCCACGTCGTGGCCGAGGGTGTCGAGCACGTCCCGCAGGTTCTTGCCCTGCCAGGCCCCCGGCCAGGCCGCGATCGCGCCCTCGCGGATCGACAACCCCGGGTCCGGCACGAGCAGTTCCTCGCTCGTCTCGTGCACCCGGCCGAGCCCGTGGCACGAAGGGCACGCCCCGGCCGCCGTGTTGGGCGAGAAGGCGTCCGAGTCGAGCCGCTCCGCCCCCGGCGGATAGGCGCCCGCGCGGGAGAACAGCATCCGCAGCGAGTTGGAGAGGGTGGTCACCGTGCCCACCGACGAGCGCGCGTTGGGCGCCGCCCGCCGCTGCTCCAGGGACACCGCCGGCGGCAGCCCCGTGATCTCCCCGACCTTCGGCGCCCCGACCTGGTGGATGAGCCGCCGGGCGTACGGCGCCACCGACTCGAAGTAGCGGCGCTGCGCCTCCGCGTAGATCGTGCCGAACGCCAGCGACGACTTGCCCGAACCCGACACCCCCGTGAACACGGTGAGCGCGTCGCGCGGGATGTCCACGTCGACCCCGCGCAGATTGTGCTCCCGGGCGCCCCGCACCCGTACGAACGGATCATGAGGGGCGGCGGGGCCGGGGGAGAAGGTGTCGGTGCCGTGGTCGGTGCCGGTTTCGGTGTCGTGCATCCGC from Streptomyces fradiae includes:
- a CDS encoding ATP-binding cassette domain-containing protein; translation: MHDTETGTDHGTDTFSPGPAAPHDPFVRVRGAREHNLRGVDVDIPRDALTVFTGVSGSGKSSLAFGTIYAEAQRRYFESVAPYARRLIHQVGAPKVGEITGLPPAVSLEQRRAAPNARSSVGTVTTLSNSLRMLFSRAGAYPPGAERLDSDAFSPNTAAGACPSCHGLGRVHETSEELLVPDPGLSIREGAIAAWPGAWQGKNLRDVLDTLGHDVDRPWRELDPKDREWILFTDEQPVVTVHPVREANRIQRPYQGTYMSARRYVLHTFSDSKSATLRAKAERFLTSAPCPVCGGSRLRPEALAVTFAGRTIAELAGLPLTALARTLAAHEGSETARVLTEDLVARIATVTELGLGYLSLDRATPTLSNGELQRLRLATQLRAGLFGVVYVLDEPSAGLHPADTEALLVVLDRLKAAGNTVFVVEHHLDVVRHADWLVDVGPRAGEHGGRVLHSGPPAALAEVAGSATRRFLFDPEPVPDRAVRTPSGELTVGPVTRHNLDGLEAVFPLGVLTAVTGVSGSGKSTLVGALTETAEENGDVSRVVTVDQKPIGRTPRSNLATYTGLFDVVRKLFTETEEARERGYKAGRFSFNVPGGRCETCQGEGFVSVELLFLPSTYAPCPDCQGARYNPETLQVRLRGLTIAEVLDLTVEAAGDFFADVPAAARALRTLLDVGLGYLRLGQPATELSGGEAQRIKLAAELQRPRRAHTLYVLDEPTTGLHPADVEVLMRQLHGLADAGHTVVVVEHDMDVVATADRVLDLGPGGGAEGGRIVAEGTPAEVARTPGSRTARFLAARLGL